From the Fibrobacter sp. UWH6 genome, the window ACAGCGATAAGAACTTCATCAGCATCTTCAATTTCATTGTAAAAATATTTTTCAAGACTCTTGACAATCATATAAAATCCTTTTTTTATATTAACATTTATTCATCTCAATGCGTAATCAAATAATTGTATGCAACAGGGTCTGTTATACACGCTTTTTTCAGTACTGTTTCCCAATGATTTAAGCCAAAAGTTTTTTCATTTTCCGCTATGGCATCAAGATTTATTTCTTTAATCATTTGATCCCCCAGCCCTTTTCTTCTGGATGCTTTTATTGAATTTCCCAACTCAACAATCACTTTATTAGAGCTTTCTCTATATCGTGTAGCCAAATCCAGTTTGTCAAAATGTGATTTTACAATATCAAAAAGATCTTGCAGCATTCCATTTTGTGATATAAGAAAGGAAGGCACAATATTATTACCTGGATATGAAAATTTTACCTCTAAAAAATTTTGATTCATAACATCATCAATATATGCATTAAGAAACAACCGAACAATTTTGCCGCCTTGATTTTCTCGCCAATCATCATTTTTATTCGAATTGCATTTAGGACAACAAGGAATTAAATTTTGAGGATTTGCGGAGAAATGTGGGAATGGTGTTTTGGGAACAAAATGATCCAAAGTTCCACTAGAATCCAAAAAACAATACGGACAAACTTTATCGGCAACATTTTGGGGCGTTGTTGTTAAAAATTGATACAATTTTTTAAATTTTGCAGCTCTAAAAGAATACAAATCCTCAAAATTTTTTGTGTCAACGCCTTGCCACATTACTGTTGGCAATTGTTCCAAGGTATTTGACTTCAATTTTGCATCATAATCGTCAAATAGCATTCTAATTTGATTATTTAGTGCAGTAGAAGGCCATCGATTATATTGCCCACTATTCTTTCTTTGAACGGCATCATCAAAAAAATCAATTGCTGTTTCTAAATTATATATTTGCAATTTTTTCATTTTTGCGCTCCACTTTCAAAGAAAATGCTCGCAATAAACAGACGCAAATTCAAACTAACAGAATGTCCCGTTTTTGATGTAATTA encodes:
- a CDS encoding HNH endonuclease, producing the protein MKKLQIYNLETAIDFFDDAVQRKNSGQYNRWPSTALNNQIRMLFDDYDAKLKSNTLEQLPTVMWQGVDTKNFEDLYSFRAAKFKKLYQFLTTTPQNVADKVCPYCFLDSSGTLDHFVPKTPFPHFSANPQNLIPCCPKCNSNKNDDWRENQGGKIVRLFLNAYIDDVMNQNFLEVKFSYPGNNIVPSFLISQNGMLQDLFDIVKSHFDKLDLATRYRESSNKVIVELGNSIKASRRKGLGDQMIKEINLDAIAENEKTFGLNHWETVLKKACITDPVAYNYLITH